One Micromonospora sp. FIMYZ51 genomic window carries:
- a CDS encoding PH domain-containing protein produces MSERQEAARHPDGPADGTDVVRLRPRRIRLVCWSSAVVVVVLFSVIATTLTGPTGNGYGTFQRGDQFAMIGLGVLFALGALLFTRPRVEADARGIRVRNIIGSYELPWEVVRGVRFDRGAPWAALELYDDDLLPMVALQAADKQLAVDGVRALRRLHQTHLATLAERAARR; encoded by the coding sequence ATGAGCGAGCGGCAGGAGGCAGCGCGGCACCCCGACGGCCCGGCGGACGGCACCGACGTGGTGCGGCTGCGGCCCCGGCGCATCCGGCTGGTCTGCTGGAGCTCGGCGGTCGTGGTGGTGGTGCTGTTCAGCGTGATCGCCACCACGCTCACCGGTCCCACCGGCAACGGCTACGGCACGTTCCAGCGCGGCGACCAGTTCGCCATGATCGGGCTGGGCGTCCTGTTCGCCCTCGGTGCCCTGCTCTTCACCCGGCCCCGGGTCGAGGCGGACGCCCGGGGCATCCGGGTCCGCAACATCATCGGCTCGTACGAGCTGCCCTGGGAGGTCGTCCGGGGGGTCCGGTTCGACCGGGGCGCGCCGTGGGCCGCCCTGGAGCTGTACGACGACGACCTGCTGCCGATGGTGGCCCTCCAGGCGGCCGACAAGCAGCTCGCCGTCGACGGGGTGCGCGCCCTGCGCCGGCTGCACCAGACGCACCTGGCCACGCTCGCCGAGCGCGCCGCGCGCCGCTGA
- the infC gene encoding translation initiation factor IF-3 produces MNEQIRAREVRLVGPEGEQVGIVPLERALQLAADVDLDLVEVAPMARPPVCKLMDFGKFKYESALKAREARRNQQQTVIKEMKLRPKIDPHDYETKKGHVVRFLKAGDKVKVTIMFRGREQSRPELGYRLLRRLESEITELGYVESAPKQDGRNMIMVLAPHRAVKASAVAATASRGGPRERTAEEQPATAAAGEPAAAGESAAAGESGTTADTSGQ; encoded by the coding sequence GTGAACGAGCAGATCCGGGCACGTGAGGTCCGACTGGTCGGCCCCGAGGGTGAGCAGGTGGGCATCGTCCCACTGGAGCGCGCCCTTCAGCTGGCCGCGGACGTCGATCTGGACCTGGTCGAGGTTGCGCCGATGGCGCGCCCGCCGGTGTGCAAGCTCATGGACTTCGGCAAGTTCAAGTACGAGAGCGCACTGAAGGCGCGCGAAGCGCGGCGTAACCAGCAGCAGACCGTCATCAAGGAAATGAAGCTCCGGCCGAAGATCGATCCGCACGACTACGAGACCAAGAAGGGTCACGTGGTGCGGTTCCTGAAGGCCGGCGACAAGGTCAAGGTGACGATCATGTTCCGCGGTCGCGAACAGAGCCGTCCGGAGCTGGGTTACCGGCTCCTGCGCCGGCTCGAGTCGGAGATCACGGAACTGGGATACGTCGAGTCCGCTCCGAAGCAGGACGGCCGAAACATGATCATGGTTCTCGCTCCGCATCGGGCCGTGAAAGCCTCTGCGGTCGCCGCCACGGCGTCCCGAGGTGGACCCCGGGAGCGGACCGCGGAGGAGCAGCCCGCCACCGCGGCGGCCGGCGAGCCCGCGGCGGCCGGTGAGAGCGCAGC
- the hisG gene encoding ATP phosphoribosyltransferase produces the protein MLRVAVPNKGALASSAAEMLREAGYRQRTDPKDLVCRDEANDLEFFYLRPKDIATYVGSGDLDVGITGRDLLIDSGAPAEEVVDLNFGRATFRFAARPDDVDDVRQLGGHRIATAYPGLVERYLAELDVKAEVIRLDGAVENAIRLGVADVVADVVETGATLRQAGLVVFGEPLLRSSAVLVRRTGAQPHPQAEQLLRRLHGVLVARRYVMLAYDVPAGLLDRASSLTPGIESPTVSPLHREGWVAVQAMVLRDDVHRIMDELYELGARAILVTNIHACRL, from the coding sequence ATGCTGCGTGTCGCCGTACCCAACAAGGGCGCCCTGGCCTCCTCGGCCGCCGAGATGCTGCGCGAGGCGGGCTACCGCCAGCGCACCGACCCGAAGGACCTGGTCTGCCGGGACGAGGCCAACGACCTCGAATTCTTCTACCTGCGGCCGAAGGACATCGCCACCTACGTCGGCTCCGGTGACCTGGACGTCGGCATCACCGGCCGGGACCTGCTGATCGACTCCGGGGCGCCGGCCGAGGAGGTGGTAGACCTAAACTTCGGCCGGGCCACCTTCCGCTTCGCCGCCCGCCCGGACGACGTCGACGACGTCCGGCAGCTGGGCGGGCACCGGATCGCCACCGCGTACCCGGGGCTGGTCGAGCGGTACCTGGCCGAGCTGGATGTCAAGGCGGAGGTGATCCGCCTCGACGGCGCGGTGGAGAACGCCATCCGGCTCGGCGTGGCCGACGTGGTCGCCGACGTGGTCGAGACCGGTGCCACCCTGCGCCAGGCCGGTCTGGTGGTCTTCGGCGAGCCGCTGCTGCGCTCGTCGGCGGTGCTGGTCCGGCGTACCGGCGCGCAGCCCCACCCGCAGGCGGAGCAGCTGCTGCGCCGGCTGCACGGGGTGCTGGTGGCCCGCCGGTACGTGATGCTCGCCTACGACGTGCCGGCCGGTCTGCTGGATCGGGCCAGCTCGCTGACCCCCGGCATCGAGTCGCCGACGGTCTCCCCGCTGCACCGCGAGGGTTGGGTGGCGGTGCAGGCGATGGTGCTCCGCGACGACGTGCACCGGATCATGGACGAGCTCTACGAGCTGGGCGCGCGGGCGATCCTGGTCACGAACATCCACGCCTGCCGGCTGTGA
- a CDS encoding transporter substrate-binding domain-containing protein has protein sequence MVSTSRIRTLATAGTVLLAVAACAPQATPAPMPTVSVCAKESLPTRTPGKLTIATDEPAYQPWFVDDKPDNGKGFESAVAYAVAEKLGYTRDEVVWTRVRFDAAIAPGPKEFDFDINQFSITEERKQAVDFSAPYYLVRQTVIALKSSKIAGKTTLADLKNAKLGAQVGTTSYQAITNLIKPTVKAQVYNSNDDAKKALQNGQLDGLVVDLPTAFYITSAEIDDAVIVGQLPQVGAPEAFGLLLDKDSPLTGCVSGAVGQLFADGTFKQLEQQWLTQTAGAPELT, from the coding sequence ATGGTCAGCACCTCACGAATCCGCACCCTCGCCACCGCCGGGACGGTCCTGCTCGCCGTCGCCGCCTGCGCCCCGCAGGCCACCCCCGCGCCGATGCCCACCGTGTCGGTCTGCGCCAAGGAGAGCCTGCCCACCCGGACACCGGGCAAGCTCACCATCGCCACCGACGAGCCGGCGTACCAGCCGTGGTTCGTCGACGACAAACCCGACAACGGCAAGGGCTTCGAGTCCGCGGTCGCCTACGCGGTGGCCGAGAAGCTCGGCTACACCCGCGACGAGGTCGTCTGGACCCGGGTCAGGTTCGACGCCGCCATCGCGCCCGGACCGAAGGAGTTCGACTTCGACATCAACCAGTTCTCCATCACCGAGGAGCGCAAGCAGGCGGTCGACTTCTCCGCGCCGTACTACCTGGTGCGGCAGACGGTCATCGCGCTGAAGTCCTCCAAGATCGCCGGCAAGACCACGCTTGCCGACCTGAAGAACGCCAAACTCGGTGCCCAGGTCGGCACGACCAGCTACCAGGCGATCACCAACCTGATCAAGCCGACGGTCAAGGCGCAGGTCTACAACAGCAACGACGACGCCAAGAAGGCCCTGCAAAACGGCCAGCTCGACGGTCTGGTGGTGGACCTGCCCACCGCCTTCTACATCACCTCCGCCGAGATCGACGACGCGGTGATCGTCGGGCAGCTGCCCCAGGTGGGCGCGCCGGAGGCGTTCGGCCTGCTGCTGGACAAGGACTCGCCGCTCACCGGCTGCGTCAGCGGGGCGGTGGGGCAGCTCTTCGCGGACGGGACGTTCAAGCAGCTGGAGCAGCAGTGGCTCACCCAGACCGCCGGAGCCCCTGAACTCACGTGA
- a CDS encoding phosphoribosyl-ATP diphosphatase has translation MRECVSVKTFEELFAELQAKAAAGTPGSGTVAALEKGVHFIGKKVVEEAAESWMAAEHEGPERTAEEISQLLYQVQVLMLASGLELKDVYRHL, from the coding sequence CTGCGAGAATGCGTCTCCGTGAAGACGTTCGAGGAGTTGTTCGCCGAGCTGCAGGCCAAGGCCGCCGCCGGCACCCCCGGCTCGGGCACGGTCGCCGCGCTGGAGAAGGGGGTGCACTTCATCGGCAAGAAGGTGGTCGAGGAGGCTGCCGAGTCGTGGATGGCCGCCGAGCACGAGGGGCCCGAGCGCACCGCCGAGGAGATCTCCCAGCTGCTCTACCAGGTCCAGGTGCTGATGCTCGCAAGCGGCCTCGAGCTGAAGGACGTCTACCGACATCTCTGA
- a CDS encoding DMT family transporter, translating into MRPQPAAVALTLVALGGAASAAQAAVNAELGQQVGHATLGAVVNNLGGTLLVLLGLLVLPSMRSGLAALRRARLPWWSYLGGLGGAAIVLLAAYAVPVVGVAVFTIAQVAGNGLGGLASDRAGLAPVGRLPLSLPRVTGALLGIAAVGLAQLGQPVGDLAVGVLLLVVAGGVGVAVQAALNGRISAASSAAAGVAVNFAVATPVVLLVAALAGAFTGPPVSWPTGWHLYLGGALGVGIVASLVVGVRAAGVLRTGLALVGGQLAGALLLDVLLPQGPGVRLPVLFGALLTLLAVLVAGRRPRSARSGADPRVAAADAPAGDERLVP; encoded by the coding sequence GTGAGGCCGCAGCCGGCGGCGGTCGCGCTCACCCTGGTCGCCCTCGGTGGTGCCGCCTCGGCGGCGCAGGCCGCGGTAAACGCCGAACTCGGGCAGCAGGTCGGTCACGCCACCCTGGGCGCGGTGGTCAACAACCTCGGCGGGACCCTGCTGGTCCTGCTCGGGCTGTTGGTGCTGCCGTCGATGCGGTCCGGGCTGGCCGCCCTGCGCCGGGCCCGGCTGCCGTGGTGGTCGTACCTGGGCGGGTTGGGTGGGGCGGCGATCGTGCTGCTCGCCGCGTACGCCGTTCCGGTGGTCGGGGTCGCGGTCTTCACCATCGCCCAGGTCGCCGGCAACGGCCTGGGCGGGTTGGCGTCGGACCGGGCGGGTCTCGCCCCGGTGGGCCGGCTGCCGCTGAGCCTGCCCCGGGTGACCGGGGCGCTGCTCGGCATCGCCGCGGTGGGCCTGGCCCAGCTCGGCCAGCCCGTCGGGGACCTGGCGGTCGGCGTGCTCCTGCTGGTGGTGGCCGGCGGGGTCGGGGTGGCGGTGCAGGCCGCGCTCAACGGCCGGATCTCCGCCGCCAGTTCGGCCGCCGCCGGGGTCGCGGTCAACTTCGCCGTCGCTACGCCTGTGGTGCTGCTCGTCGCGGCGTTGGCCGGCGCCTTCACCGGCCCGCCGGTGAGCTGGCCGACCGGTTGGCACCTGTACCTCGGCGGGGCGCTCGGCGTCGGCATCGTCGCCAGCCTGGTGGTGGGGGTACGCGCGGCAGGTGTGCTGCGTACCGGCCTTGCCCTGGTCGGCGGGCAGCTCGCCGGGGCGCTGCTGCTGGACGTGCTGCTGCCGCAGGGTCCGGGCGTCCGGCTGCCGGTGCTGTTCGGCGCGTTGCTGACGCTGCTCGCGGTGCTGGTCGCCGGCCGCCGCCCACGATCGGCCCGGTCGGGCGCCGACCCGCGTGTGGCGGCGGCGGATGCGCCGGCCGGGGATGAGAGACTGGTGCCATGA